A region from the Mesomycoplasma hyopneumoniae J genome encodes:
- a CDS encoding polysulfide reductase NrfD has product MKINNNNNNKTVFLVVLVVALVLIIAGIIMLIFGIPQYKEFISQVLKQNAKPSHSPIFIYGVFLLVLAILLLILDIFIANDIWNKKLQVKEIN; this is encoded by the coding sequence ATGAAAATTAATAATAATAATAATAATAAAACAGTTTTTTTAGTAGTACTTGTAGTTGCACTTGTTTTGATTATTGCCGGAATTATAATGCTCATCTTTGGAATTCCGCAATATAAGGAATTTATTAGTCAAGTACTTAAACAAAATGCTAAACCAAGTCATAGCCCAATTTTTATTTATGGTGTTTTTTTACTGGTTTTAGCTATTCTACTTTTAATTTTAGATATTTTTATTGCAAATGATATCTGAAATAAGAAATTACAAGTAAAGGAGATTAATTAA
- a CDS encoding type I phosphomannose isomerase catalytic subunit encodes MKMVKMGGLIYQLTNPQIKDKIWAGDRLDKQIRKRGKIGELWLISAIRGSESLVDGSYPLSLFYQEVPEFFCNYPKKTYPNLHKIIDAGQPLSLQVHPDDQYAKKKYNSLGKNEAWFVITRGRKPFLIGAKSLDFIEHMNKITNENINDYVNSYALQKGDLAFIPAGTIHSIPEKSLVYEIQQTSDITFRIYDFDRVDKYGKKRKLHLQEAKKAIKPELKPVIVKKDRGVARQLLLKNEHFHLTRIEVDLEYILLPKEDVYWYEVVILEGIGIMAGTKFKKFDAFIISGHLKKPILFIAMNAIILINEVR; translated from the coding sequence ATGAAGATGGTGAAGATGGGGGGGTTAATTTATCAATTAACAAATCCACAGATTAAAGATAAAATTTGAGCCGGTGACCGACTTGATAAACAAATAAGAAAACGCGGAAAAATCGGCGAACTCTGACTAATTTCAGCAATCAGAGGTTCTGAATCACTAGTAGATGGCAGCTATCCGCTTTCGCTTTTTTATCAAGAAGTTCCGGAATTTTTTTGCAATTATCCAAAAAAAACCTACCCAAATCTCCATAAAATTATTGATGCGGGTCAACCTTTAAGTCTACAAGTTCACCCAGATGATCAATATGCCAAAAAAAAATATAACTCACTTGGTAAAAATGAAGCCTGATTTGTTATAACAAGAGGGAGAAAACCATTCCTGATTGGAGCAAAATCACTTGATTTTATCGAACATATGAACAAAATCACTAATGAAAATATTAATGATTATGTTAATTCTTATGCGCTTCAAAAAGGCGATCTTGCTTTTATCCCTGCCGGAACTATCCATTCGATTCCAGAAAAAAGTCTTGTCTATGAAATTCAACAAACAAGCGATATCACTTTTCGAATCTATGACTTTGACCGAGTTGATAAATATGGCAAAAAGCGAAAACTTCATCTTCAAGAAGCTAAAAAAGCAATAAAACCGGAGCTAAAACCTGTAATTGTCAAGAAAGACAGGGGAGTTGCGCGTCAATTATTACTTAAAAATGAGCATTTCCATCTAACTCGAATTGAAGTTGATCTTGAATATATTCTTCTTCCTAAAGAAGATGTCTATTGATATGAGGTTGTTATTCTTGAAGGTATTGGTATAATGGCAGGAACTAAATTCAAAAAATTTGATGCCTTTATTATCAGTGGGCATCTTAAAAAGCCGATTTTGTTTATCGCGATGAATGCAATTATTTTAATCAACGAAGTTAGATAA
- a CDS encoding IS1634-like element ISMhp1 family transposase: MKKHNLILFNVWGSSKDKIYKYVGWTQGYGKAPKRWFSIGNVQTLEKINPNAIQIIKEKLKLFSNLDDKDKIKTTLLDSLKNSAIIEGSVFIGGELIEKLIEKHNIFESLPKSRHKNMRQIFNYLISKRITDPGSIINAFDKKDDYSNQINTSKNSFYRLLDLVYESQNQLLDSLNKMVISELGKRDNEFYFDSSTVYFETFERNGLRIPGYSKDAKFKEDQIVIALACDKNGIPFHIKVFKGNTADSSTLIPFVLDIESKYNIKNMTIIADRGMSTAANIRFLESKEYNFIISYRAKIGSQKFKNYLLDPSDYVDLNPDFKYKKEEFYSSYKNKRYTENIRRRIITYSKKRAIKDSKAREEQIQSFIKKQNKDGFIEVNKLFGKKPKYFREISNMKFELDQSKIDKDKQFDGYYVYETNILNLNVLDIVEEYQKQWNIEANFRSLKGLLNIRPVFLRIDEHILAHTFLCFISLVILKTIIFKINKHISDNKLFANSQLTEVGLVTMLQKLRQRVEFNTLDQQMIFKNRDGVPSDPNIWNRYDFYFDILINQ; encoded by the coding sequence ATGAAAAAGCATAATTTGATTTTGTTTAATGTTTGAGGATCTTCAAAAGATAAAATATATAAATATGTTGGCTGAACACAAGGTTATGGGAAAGCTCCAAAACGTTGATTTAGTATAGGAAATGTGCAAACTTTGGAAAAAATTAATCCAAATGCTATTCAAATTATCAAAGAAAAATTGAAATTATTTTCAAATTTAGATGACAAAGATAAAATCAAGACAACTTTACTTGATTCTCTTAAAAATTCTGCCATAATCGAAGGTTCGGTTTTTATTGGTGGGGAATTAATTGAAAAACTTATTGAAAAGCACAATATTTTTGAATCACTTCCTAAAAGTAGACATAAAAATATGAGACAAATTTTTAACTACTTAATTTCAAAGCGAATTACTGATCCTGGTAGCATTATTAATGCTTTTGATAAAAAGGATGATTACTCAAATCAAATAAATACTTCCAAAAATAGCTTTTATAGACTCTTAGATCTTGTCTATGAATCACAAAATCAACTTTTAGATAGTCTTAACAAAATGGTTATAAGCGAGCTTGGAAAAAGGGACAATGAATTTTATTTTGATTCATCAACAGTCTATTTTGAGACATTTGAAAGAAATGGATTAAGAATTCCTGGCTATTCTAAAGATGCTAAATTCAAAGAAGATCAAATTGTCATTGCTTTAGCATGCGATAAAAATGGCATTCCTTTTCATATTAAAGTTTTTAAAGGAAATACAGCCGATTCTAGTACCCTAATCCCTTTTGTATTAGATATTGAATCTAAATATAATATCAAAAATATGACAATAATTGCTGACCGTGGCATGTCCACTGCTGCAAATATTCGATTTCTTGAATCAAAAGAATATAATTTCATTATTTCTTATCGTGCAAAGATAGGCAGTCAAAAATTTAAAAATTATTTATTAGATCCTAGCGATTATGTTGATCTAAATCCAGATTTTAAGTATAAAAAAGAAGAATTTTATTCATCTTATAAAAATAAAAGATACACTGAAAATATTAGAAGAAGAATTATTACTTACAGTAAAAAAAGAGCAATAAAAGACAGCAAGGCTCGCGAAGAACAAATCCAAAGTTTTATTAAAAAACAAAATAAAGATGGTTTTATTGAAGTAAACAAATTGTTTGGTAAAAAACCTAAATATTTTAGGGAAATTTCAAACATGAAATTTGAATTAGATCAAAGTAAAATTGACAAGGACAAACAATTTGATGGTTACTATGTCTATGAAACAAATATACTAAATTTAAATGTCTTAGACATAGTTGAAGAATACCAAAAACAGTGAAATATTGAAGCTAATTTTAGAAGTCTAAAAGGTTTATTGAATATTCGTCCTGTATTTTTAAGAATAGATGAGCATATCCTAGCTCATACATTTTTGTGCTTTATCTCATTAGTTATTTTAAAAACTATAATTTTTAAAATCAACAAACATATTAGTGATAACAAGTTATTCGCAAACAGTCAATTAACTGAAGTTGGTTTAGTAACGATGTTGCAAAAATTAAGACAAAGGGTTGAATTTAACACTTTAGATCAACAAATGATATTTAAAAATCGCGATGGTGTTCCTAGCGATCCCAATATTTGAAATAGGTATGATTTCTACTTTGATATCTTAATAAATCAGTAA
- the p216 gene encoding P97 family cilium adhesin P216, with protein sequence MKNKKSTLLLATAAAIIGSTVFGTVVGLASKVKYRGVNPTQGVISQLGLIDSVAFKPSIANFTSDYQSVKKALLNWKTFDPKSSEFTDFVSKFDFLTNNGRTVLEIPKKYQVVISEFSPEDDKERFRLGFHLKEKLEDGNIAQSATKFIYLLPLDMPKAALGQYSYIVDKNFNNLIIHPLSNFSAQSIKPLALTRSSDFIAKLNQFKNQDELWVYLEKFFDLEALKANIRLQTADFSFEKGNLVDPFVYSFIRNPQNGKEWASDLNQDQKTVRLYLRTEFSPQAKTILKDYKYKDETFLSSIDLKASNGTSLFANENDLKDQLDVDLLDVSDYFGGQSETITSNSQVKPVPASERSLKDRVKFKKDQQKPRIEKFSLYEYDALSFYSQLQELVSKPNSIKDLVNATLARNLRFSLGKYNFLFDDLASHLDYTFLVSKAKIKQSSITKKLFIELPIKISLKSSILGDQEPNIKTLFEKEVTFKLDNFRDVEIEKAFGLLYPGVNEELEQARREQRASLEKEKAKKGLKEFSQQKDENLKAINNQDGLEEDDNITERLPENSPIQYQQEKAGLGSSPDKPYMIKDVQNQRYYLAKSQIQELIKAKDYTKLAKLLSNRHTYNISLRLKEQLFEVNPRIPSSRDIENAKFVLDKTEKNKYWQIYSSASPAFQNKWSLFGYYRYLLGLDPKQTIHELVKLGQKAGLQFEGYENLPSDFNLEDLKNIRIKTPLFSQKDNFKLSLLDFNNYYDGEIKAPEFGLPLFLPKELRKNSSNIGSSQNSNSPWEQEIISQFKDQNLSNQDQLAQFSTKIWEKIIGDENEFDQNNRLQYKLLKDLQESWINKTRDNLYWTYLGDKLKVKPKNNLDAKFRQISNLQELLTAFYTSAALSNNWNYYQDSGAKSTIIFEEIAELDPKVKEKVGADVYQLKFHYAIGFDDNAGKFNQEVIRSSSRTIYLKTSGKSKLEADTIDQLNQAVENAPLGLQSFYLDTERFGVFQKLATSLAVQHKQKEKPLPKKLNNDGYTLIHDKLKKPVIPQISSSPEKDWFEGKLNQNGQSQNVNVSTFGSIIESPYFSTNFQEEADLDQEGQDDSKQGNKSLDNQEAGLLKQKLAILLGNQFIQYYQQNDKEIEFEIINVEKVSELSFRVEFKLAKTLEDNGKTIRVLSDETMSLIVNTTIEKAPEMSAAPEVFDTKWVEQYDPRTPLAAKTKFVLKFKDQIPVDASGNISDKWLASIPLVIHQQMLRLSPVVKTIRELGLKTEQQQQQQQQQQKKAVRKEEELETYNPKDEFNILNPLTKAHRLTLSNLVNNDPNYKIEDLKVIKNEAGDHQLEFSLRANNIKRLMNTPITFADYNPFFYFNEDWRNIDKYLNNKGNVSSQQQQQQQQQPGGGNQGSGLIQRLNKNIKPETFTPALIALKRDNNTNLSNYSDKIIMIKPKYLVERSIGVPWSTGLDGYIGSEQLKGGTSSNGQKRFKQDFIQALGLKNTEYHGKLGLSIRIFDPGNELAKIKDASNKKGEEKLLKSYDLFKNYLNEYEKKSPKIAKGWTNIHPDQKEYPNPNQKLPENYLNLVLNQPWKVTLYNSSDFITNLFVEPEGSDRGSGAKLKQVIQKQVNNNYADWGSAYLTFWYDKDIITNQPNVITANIADVFIKDVKELEDNTKLIAPNITQWWPNISGSKEKFYKPTVFFGNWENENSNMNSQGQTPTWEKIREGFALQALKSSFDQKTRTFVLTTNAPLPLWKYGPLGFQNGPNFKTQDWRLVFQNDDNQIAALRVQEQDRPEKSSEDKDKQKWIKFKVVIPEEMFNSGNIRFVGVMQIQGPNTLWLPVINSSVIYDFYRGTGDSNDVANLNVAPWQVKTIAFTNNAFNNVFKEFNISKKIVE encoded by the coding sequence ATGAAAAACAAAAAATCAACATTACTATTAGCCACAGCGGCGGCAATTATTGGTTCAACTGTTTTTGGGACAGTTGTTGGCTTGGCTTCAAAAGTTAAATATCGGGGTGTAAATCCAACTCAAGGAGTAATATCTCAATTAGGACTGATTGATTCTGTTGCATTTAAACCTTCGATTGCAAATTTTACAAGCGATTATCAAAGTGTTAAAAAAGCACTTTTAAATTGGAAAACCTTTGATCCAAAAAGTTCAGAATTTACTGATTTTGTCTCAAAATTTGACTTTTTGACTAATAATGGGAGAACCGTTTTGGAGATCCCGAAAAAATATCAGGTGGTTATCTCGGAATTTAGCCCCGAGGATGATAAAGAACGTTTTCGTCTTGGATTTCATCTAAAAGAAAAACTTGAAGATGGAAATATAGCTCAATCAGCAACTAAATTTATTTATCTTTTACCACTTGATATGCCCAAAGCGGCCCTGGGTCAATATTCTTATATCGTTGATAAAAATTTTAATAATTTAATTATCCATCCTTTATCTAATTTTTCTGCTCAATCAATAAAGCCGCTTGCACTGACCCGTTCAAGTGATTTTATAGCAAAACTTAATCAGTTTAAAAATCAGGACGAACTTTGAGTTTATCTTGAAAAATTCTTTGATCTTGAAGCTCTAAAAGCAAATATTCGTTTGCAGACAGCCGATTTTAGTTTTGAAAAAGGCAATTTAGTTGATCCTTTTGTTTATTCTTTTATTAGAAATCCGCAAAATGGAAAAGAATGAGCTAGTGATCTTAATCAAGATCAAAAAACCGTCAGACTTTATCTTCGAACCGAATTTAGTCCTCAGGCTAAAACCATTTTAAAAGACTATAAATACAAAGATGAGACTTTCTTAAGTAGTATCGATTTAAAAGCAAGTAATGGAACTAGTTTATTTGCTAATGAAAATGATCTAAAAGATCAATTAGATGTTGATCTTTTAGATGTCTCTGATTATTTTGGAGGCCAATCAGAGACAATTACTAGTAATTCCCAAGTTAAACCTGTCCCTGCTAGTGAGAGATCTTTAAAAGATCGGGTTAAATTTAAAAAAGATCAGCAAAAACCAAGAATTGAGAAATTTAGTTTATATGAATATGATGCTCTAAGTTTTTATTCCCAACTTCAGGAATTAGTTTCTAAACCTAATTCAATTAAAGATTTAGTTAATGCAACTTTAGCTCGTAATCTTCGGTTTTCATTAGGAAAATATAATTTTCTTTTTGATGATTTAGCCAGTCATCTTGATTATACTTTTTTAGTTTCAAAAGCAAAAATTAAACAAAGTTCAATTACAAAAAAATTATTCATTGAATTACCAATCAAAATTAGTCTTAAATCTTCAATTTTAGGTGATCAAGAACCTAATATTAAAACTTTATTCGAAAAAGAAGTAACTTTTAAATTAGATAACTTCCGTGATGTTGAAATCGAAAAAGCTTTTGGACTTTTATATCCAGGTGTTAATGAAGAACTTGAACAAGCCCGAAGAGAGCAAAGAGCAAGTTTGGAAAAAGAAAAAGCGAAAAAGGGTCTTAAAGAATTTAGCCAGCAAAAAGATGAGAATTTAAAAGCAATAAATAATCAAGATGGTCTTGAAGAAGATGATAATATTACTGAAAGACTTCCTGAGAATTCCCCGATTCAATATCAGCAAGAAAAGGCCGGTTTAGGTTCAAGTCCGGATAAACCTTATATGATAAAGGATGTCCAAAATCAACGTTATTATCTAGCAAAATCACAAATTCAAGAACTAATTAAGGCCAAAGATTATACCAAATTAGCCAAACTTTTATCCAATAGACATACTTATAATATTTCTTTAAGATTAAAAGAACAACTTTTTGAAGTAAATCCAAGAATTCCAAGCTCTAGAGATATAGAAAATGCAAAATTTGTTCTAGATAAAACCGAAAAAAATAAATACTGGCAGATTTATTCAAGTGCTTCTCCTGCTTTCCAAAATAAATGATCACTTTTTGGATATTACCGTTATTTATTAGGTCTTGATCCAAAACAAACAATCCACGAATTAGTAAAATTAGGACAAAAAGCGGGTCTTCAATTTGAAGGATATGAAAATCTTCCTTCTGATTTCAATCTTGAAGATCTTAAGAATATTAGGATTAAAACACCTTTATTTAGTCAAAAAGATAATTTCAAATTATCTTTACTTGATTTTAATAATTATTATGATGGTGAAATTAAAGCCCCAGAATTTGGTCTTCCTTTATTTTTACCAAAAGAATTAAGAAAAAATAGTTCAAATATTGGTAGTTCTCAAAACTCTAATAGCCCTTGAGAACAAGAAATTATTAGCCAATTTAAAGATCAAAATCTATCTAATCAGGATCAGTTAGCCCAGTTTAGTACTAAAATCTGGGAAAAAATCATTGGTGATGAAAACGAATTTGATCAAAATAACAGGCTTCAGTATAAACTTTTAAAAGATCTTCAAGAATCTTGAATTAACAAAACTCGCGATAATCTTTATTGGACTTATCTAGGTGATAAACTTAAAGTTAAACCAAAAAATAATTTAGATGCTAAATTTAGACAAATTTCCAATTTACAAGAGCTTTTAACTGCTTTTTATACCTCAGCTGCTCTTTCTAATAACTGAAATTATTATCAAGATTCAGGGGCAAAGTCAACTATTATTTTTGAAGAAATAGCTGAGCTAGATCCAAAAGTAAAAGAAAAAGTAGGAGCTGATGTTTATCAATTAAAATTCCATTATGCAATCGGTTTTGATGATAATGCTGGCAAGTTTAATCAAGAAGTAATTCGTTCTTCAAGTAGAACAATTTATCTTAAAACCTCAGGGAAATCCAAATTAGAAGCAGATACAATTGATCAACTTAATCAAGCAGTTGAAAATGCACCTTTAGGTCTTCAAAGTTTTTATCTTGATACTGAAAGATTTGGGGTTTTCCAAAAATTAGCAACTTCCTTAGCAGTTCAACATAAACAAAAAGAAAAACCACTACCTAAAAAACTAAATAATGATGGCTATACTTTAATTCATGATAAACTTAAAAAACCAGTAATTCCCCAAATTAGTTCAAGTCCCGAAAAAGATTGATTTGAAGGTAAATTAAATCAAAACGGGCAAAGCCAAAATGTAAATGTCTCAACTTTTGGTTCAATAATCGAGTCCCCTTATTTTAGTACTAATTTCCAAGAAGAAGCTGATTTAGACCAAGAAGGACAAGATGATTCAAAACAAGGAAATAAGAGCCTAGATAATCAAGAAGCAGGTCTTTTAAAACAAAAACTGGCAATTTTATTAGGGAATCAATTTATCCAATATTATCAACAAAATGATAAAGAAATTGAATTCGAGATTATCAATGTTGAGAAAGTTTCAGAGCTTAGTTTCCGCGTTGAATTTAAATTAGCAAAAACTCTTGAAGACAACGGAAAAACTATTCGAGTTTTATCAGATGAGACAATGTCATTAATTGTTAATACTACAATTGAAAAAGCACCAGAAATGAGTGCTGCTCCCGAAGTATTCGATACTAAATGGGTTGAGCAATATGATCCAAGAACCCCGCTTGCGGCTAAGACAAAGTTTGTCTTAAAATTCAAAGATCAAATACCAGTTGATGCCAGCGGAAATATTTCTGATAAATGACTAGCAAGTATTCCTTTGGTGATTCACCAGCAAATGTTGCGTCTTAGCCCGGTAGTTAAAACAATAAGAGAGCTTGGTCTAAAAACTGAACAACAACAACAACAACAACAACAACAACAAAAGAAAGCTGTTAGAAAAGAAGAAGAACTGGAAACCTATAATCCAAAAGACGAGTTTAATATTCTTAATCCTTTAACAAAAGCTCACCGTCTTACCTTATCAAATTTAGTAAATAATGATCCAAATTATAAAATTGAAGATTTAAAAGTAATCAAAAATGAAGCAGGTGATCATCAATTAGAATTTTCTCTAAGAGCTAATAATATCAAAAGATTAATGAATACACCAATTACTTTTGCTGATTATAATCCCTTTTTCTATTTTAATGAGGACTGAAGAAATATAGATAAATATTTAAATAATAAAGGAAATGTGAGTTCTCAACAACAACAACAACAACAACAACAACCAGGCGGGGGTAATCAAGGCTCGGGTCTAATCCAAAGACTTAATAAAAATATTAAGCCCGAAACTTTTACCCCCGCACTCATAGCTCTTAAACGAGATAATAATACTAATCTTTCTAACTATTCTGATAAAATAATAATGATCAAACCAAAATATTTGGTTGAACGATCAATTGGTGTTCCCTGATCAACCGGCCTTGATGGTTATATTGGTTCAGAACAACTCAAGGGCGGAACTTCCTCAAACGGTCAAAAGCGATTTAAGCAAGATTTTATTCAGGCTTTAGGTCTTAAAAACACTGAATATCATGGTAAACTAGGTCTTTCAATTAGAATTTTTGATCCTGGAAATGAACTAGCAAAAATTAAGGATGCTTCAAATAAAAAAGGGGAAGAAAAACTGTTAAAATCATATGATTTATTTAAAAACTATTTAAATGAATATGAGAAAAAATCCCCTAAAATTGCTAAGGGATGAACAAATATTCATCCTGATCAAAAAGAATATCCAAATCCAAATCAAAAACTACCTGAAAATTATCTTAACCTAGTTTTAAATCAACCTTGAAAGGTTACTTTATATAATTCAAGTGATTTTATTACTAATTTATTTGTTGAACCTGAAGGCTCAGATCGGGGATCTGGAGCAAAATTAAAACAAGTAATCCAGAAGCAAGTTAATAATAACTATGCTGACTGGGGGTCTGCATATCTCACGTTCTGGTATGATAAAGATATCATTACCAATCAGCCAAATGTTATAACTGCTAACATTGCTGATGTCTTTATTAAAGATGTAAAGGAACTTGAAGATAATACAAAACTAATTGCTCCAAATATTACTCAATGATGGCCAAATATTAGCGGCTCAAAGGAGAAATTTTATAAGCCAACAGTGTTTTTTGGTAATTGAGAAAATGAAAACAGCAATATGAATTCCCAGGGGCAGACCCCTACCTGGGAGAAGATCAGAGAAGGATTTGCTCTCCAAGCGCTTAAATCCAGCTTTGATCAAAAAACAAGGACATTTGTCCTTACAACAAATGCTCCTTTACCTTTATGAAAATACGGACCATTAGGTTTCCAAAATGGGCCGAATTTCAAAACACAAGATTGAAGGCTTGTTTTCCAAAATGATGATAACCAAATAGCCGCGCTAAGAGTCCAGGAGCAAGATCGCCCAGAAAAATCAAGCGAAGATAAAGACAAGCAAAAATGGATTAAATTTAAAGTTGTTATCCCTGAAGAAATGTTTAATTCCGGTAATATACGTTTTGTTGGGGTAATGCAGATCCAAGGTCCTAATACTTTATGACTTCCAGTGATTAATTCTTCGGTTATCTATGACTTCTATCGCGGAACAGGAGATTCTAACGATGTCGCCAATCTTAATGTAGCTCCTTGACAGGTTAAAACAATCGCATTTACAAATAACGCCTTTAATAATGTTTTCAAAGAGTTTAATATCTCTAAAAAAATAGTAGAATAA